A region of Pieris rapae chromosome 20, ilPieRapa1.1, whole genome shotgun sequence DNA encodes the following proteins:
- the LOC110999481 gene encoding facilitated trehalose transporter Tret1-like isoform X1, whose protein sequence is MGSEHVRIPLLNNRRKRTYGYYSMSECKLFTPGSKINQIICALLICLPTFSYGTCIGWMSPMTLLLQSKNSPKGVPLTDLEISWMASLPYLTCVPATYLMAYMGDTLGRKSTLMFMSAINFTIWTLKISSMNIWVFITARILVGIGMAGACVTGPTYIKEISEDSMRGALGCWGALFTAFGSLFSYIIGDCLSYHQILYVLVTFPMIHSIVFLMMPDSPSYLVKEGKLKEAVKALAWLRCKDIADPSIQMELERLMKEQKESDENKQFMLKSIVTDKTLFKAFLIALVAAVSREVCGAVPIQNFAGDIFNLASEDNAFALSPNKQAMMLGVVQLGGSLLASNVVEKCGRKWLMIITCLVSGISMCVLASWFLIRDYNIITTAWIPVITLCLCVFCDAAGLMPISIVITGEIFSFKYRGTVLATTMAIASVADFIQLLFFKPLANSIGVFYAFYFFGSMCLLTVVYVVFKLPETKNRSLEEIYDELKKA, encoded by the exons GTACTACAGCATGTCTGAGTGCAAGTTATTTACGCCGGGgagtaaaattaatcaaatcatCTGCGCATTACTaa taTGTCTTCCCACCTTCAGCTATGGTACCTGTATTGGATGGATGTCTCCAATGACATTACTTTTACAATCAAAAAACTCTCCGAAAGGCGTTCCTCTGACGGATTTAGag ataTCGTGGATGGCATCGTTACCATATTTAACATGTGTTCCTGCAACATACTTAATGGCATATATGGGAGATACATTGGGAAGAAAATCAACACTTATGTTCATGTCtgctataaatttt ACAATTTGGACTTTAAAAATCTCTTCAATGAATATCTGGGTATTTATTACTGCTCGTATACTGGTTGGTATCGGCATGGCTGGTGCCTGCGTCACAGGCCCAACTTATATCAAGGAGATAAGTGAAGATAGTATGAGAGGAGCTTTGGGATGCTGG GGTGCATTATTCACAGCTTTCGGATCTCTCTTTTCCTACATCATAGGAGACTGTCTTAGCTATCATCAGATCCTTTATGTGTTGGTGACATTTCCCATGATTCACTCTATTGTGTTTCTCATGATGCCAGATTCGCCATCTTACCTCGTCAAGGAAGGAAAGCTAAAG GAAGCGGTTAAAGCACTGGCGTGGCTACGATGCAAAGACATTGCGGATCCATCTATACAAATGGAACTAGAACGTTTGATGAAGGAGCAGAAAGAGAGCGATgagaataaacaatttatgttaaaatctaTAG tgaCTGACAAAACCCTCTTCAAGGCTTTTCTCATCGCCTTGGTAGCAGCAGTTTCTAGAGAGGTCTGTGGTGCTGTGCCCATCCAAAACTTCGCAGGAGACATCTTTAACCTGGCATCAGAGGACAACGCCTTTGCTCTTAGCCCAAACAAGCAGGCCATGATGTTGGGAGTCGTGCAACTGGGTGGATCTTTGTTAGCATCTAATGTTGTTGAGAAGTGTGGTAgaaag TGGTTAATGATCATCACCTGCCTAGTATCAGGAATAAGTATGTGCGTACTTGCATCTTGGTTCCTGATCAGAGATTACAACATTATCACCACCGCGTGGATACCAGTAATCACATTGTGCCTGTGTGTATTCTGTGATGCAGCAGGTCTAATGCCAATAAGCATCGTCATAACGGGAGAAATATTCTCATTTAAg taccgAGGTACAGTCCTAGCAACAACAATGGCGATCGCATCAGTAGCTGACTTCATCCAACTTCTGTTCTTCAAGCCACTCGCAAATTCAATTGGCGTGTTCTACGCGTTCTACTTTTTCGGATCCATGTGCCTTTTAACCGTTGTATATGTGGTCTTCAAGCTTCCGGAAACGAAAAATAGATCATTGGAAGAGATCTATGACGAATTGAAAAAAGCTTAA
- the LOC110999481 gene encoding facilitated trehalose transporter Tret1-like isoform X2: MSECKLFTPGSKINQIICALLICLPTFSYGTCIGWMSPMTLLLQSKNSPKGVPLTDLEISWMASLPYLTCVPATYLMAYMGDTLGRKSTLMFMSAINFTIWTLKISSMNIWVFITARILVGIGMAGACVTGPTYIKEISEDSMRGALGCWGALFTAFGSLFSYIIGDCLSYHQILYVLVTFPMIHSIVFLMMPDSPSYLVKEGKLKEAVKALAWLRCKDIADPSIQMELERLMKEQKESDENKQFMLKSIVTDKTLFKAFLIALVAAVSREVCGAVPIQNFAGDIFNLASEDNAFALSPNKQAMMLGVVQLGGSLLASNVVEKCGRKWLMIITCLVSGISMCVLASWFLIRDYNIITTAWIPVITLCLCVFCDAAGLMPISIVITGEIFSFKYRGTVLATTMAIASVADFIQLLFFKPLANSIGVFYAFYFFGSMCLLTVVYVVFKLPETKNRSLEEIYDELKKA, from the exons ATGTCTGAGTGCAAGTTATTTACGCCGGGgagtaaaattaatcaaatcatCTGCGCATTACTaa taTGTCTTCCCACCTTCAGCTATGGTACCTGTATTGGATGGATGTCTCCAATGACATTACTTTTACAATCAAAAAACTCTCCGAAAGGCGTTCCTCTGACGGATTTAGag ataTCGTGGATGGCATCGTTACCATATTTAACATGTGTTCCTGCAACATACTTAATGGCATATATGGGAGATACATTGGGAAGAAAATCAACACTTATGTTCATGTCtgctataaatttt ACAATTTGGACTTTAAAAATCTCTTCAATGAATATCTGGGTATTTATTACTGCTCGTATACTGGTTGGTATCGGCATGGCTGGTGCCTGCGTCACAGGCCCAACTTATATCAAGGAGATAAGTGAAGATAGTATGAGAGGAGCTTTGGGATGCTGG GGTGCATTATTCACAGCTTTCGGATCTCTCTTTTCCTACATCATAGGAGACTGTCTTAGCTATCATCAGATCCTTTATGTGTTGGTGACATTTCCCATGATTCACTCTATTGTGTTTCTCATGATGCCAGATTCGCCATCTTACCTCGTCAAGGAAGGAAAGCTAAAG GAAGCGGTTAAAGCACTGGCGTGGCTACGATGCAAAGACATTGCGGATCCATCTATACAAATGGAACTAGAACGTTTGATGAAGGAGCAGAAAGAGAGCGATgagaataaacaatttatgttaaaatctaTAG tgaCTGACAAAACCCTCTTCAAGGCTTTTCTCATCGCCTTGGTAGCAGCAGTTTCTAGAGAGGTCTGTGGTGCTGTGCCCATCCAAAACTTCGCAGGAGACATCTTTAACCTGGCATCAGAGGACAACGCCTTTGCTCTTAGCCCAAACAAGCAGGCCATGATGTTGGGAGTCGTGCAACTGGGTGGATCTTTGTTAGCATCTAATGTTGTTGAGAAGTGTGGTAgaaag TGGTTAATGATCATCACCTGCCTAGTATCAGGAATAAGTATGTGCGTACTTGCATCTTGGTTCCTGATCAGAGATTACAACATTATCACCACCGCGTGGATACCAGTAATCACATTGTGCCTGTGTGTATTCTGTGATGCAGCAGGTCTAATGCCAATAAGCATCGTCATAACGGGAGAAATATTCTCATTTAAg taccgAGGTACAGTCCTAGCAACAACAATGGCGATCGCATCAGTAGCTGACTTCATCCAACTTCTGTTCTTCAAGCCACTCGCAAATTCAATTGGCGTGTTCTACGCGTTCTACTTTTTCGGATCCATGTGCCTTTTAACCGTTGTATATGTGGTCTTCAAGCTTCCGGAAACGAAAAATAGATCATTGGAAGAGATCTATGACGAATTGAAAAAAGCTTAA